In one Chitinophaga sancti genomic region, the following are encoded:
- a CDS encoding MIP/aquaporin family protein, giving the protein MTPFIAEFIGTALLILLGNGVVANVVLKDTKGNGGGWIVITTAWGLAVFVGVCVAGPYTGAHLNPAVTLTMLILGKITTATALVYWAAQLLGAMAGAFLVWVFYKDHFDRTADGPTKQAAFCTAPAVRNPGRNFISEVIGTFVLLITILYFTDPKIGDTQSIGMGSMGALPVAFLVWVIGLSLGGTTGYAINPARDLGPRIVHALLPFKQSKAGADWGYAWVPVLGPAVGATLAALLFMYLK; this is encoded by the coding sequence ATGACACCGTTTATTGCAGAATTTATAGGTACCGCATTGCTCATTCTTTTGGGCAATGGTGTGGTCGCGAATGTGGTATTAAAAGATACGAAAGGAAATGGCGGCGGATGGATTGTTATTACCACAGCCTGGGGCCTGGCCGTATTTGTTGGTGTGTGTGTAGCAGGTCCCTATACCGGCGCGCATTTGAATCCGGCAGTTACATTGACTATGCTGATATTAGGAAAGATCACAACGGCAACAGCGCTCGTATATTGGGCTGCCCAGTTGCTGGGAGCCATGGCAGGCGCATTCCTGGTATGGGTATTTTATAAAGACCATTTTGACCGCACAGCAGACGGACCTACTAAACAGGCCGCATTTTGCACTGCGCCTGCTGTGAGAAACCCGGGCCGCAATTTCATCAGTGAAGTGATTGGTACTTTCGTACTGCTAATCACGATCCTCTACTTTACCGATCCAAAAATAGGAGACACACAATCTATCGGCATGGGTTCCATGGGAGCCTTGCCAGTGGCTTTCCTGGTGTGGGTAATTGGCCTGTCACTGGGAGGTACTACAGGTTATGCAATTAATCCGGCAAGAGACCTGGGTCCAAGGATTGTACATGCGCTCCTGCCATTTAAGCAATCAAAAGCTGGTGCAGACTGGGGTTATGCCTGGGTACCGGTGCTTGGACCTGCTGTAGGTGCAACGCTGGCGGCTTTATTGTTCATGTATTTAAAATAA
- the glpK gene encoding glycerol kinase GlpK, with protein sequence MNKNEKFILALDQGTTSSRAIIFDHNGEIKAIAQKPFEQIFPQPGWVEHDANEIWATQSSVAAEAVAKADLNGTNIAAIGITNQRETAVVWDRETGTPIYHAIVWQDRRTAKYCDELKEKGYTDMIREKTGLVIDAYFSGTKVKWILDNVPGAREKAEKGELCFGTIDSWLVWKFTRGHMHITDVTNASRTLLFNIHTMQWDQELLDLLTIPASMLPEVKQSSEIYGETATTLFASKIPIAGIAGDQQAALFGQMCVEEGMAKNTYGTGCFMLMNTGNKPVYSKNNLLTTVAWKINGEVTYAMEGSVFVGGAAIQWLRDGLGIIHSSADSETLSASVKDNGGVYFVPALTGLGAPYWDQYARGAIFGITRGTTAGHIARAALEGIAFQVYDLLKSMESDSGKQSTELRVDGGAVANNTLMQFQADIFGSNVVRPKVLETTALGAAYLAGLAVGYWDNIDEVKKQWSIDRTFKPELDGKDTEQLLADWKKAVERTRGWAKD encoded by the coding sequence ATGAACAAGAACGAAAAATTCATCCTGGCTCTCGACCAGGGTACCACGTCTTCACGCGCTATTATTTTCGATCACAACGGGGAAATCAAAGCGATTGCCCAAAAGCCTTTTGAACAGATATTTCCACAACCTGGATGGGTGGAACATGATGCCAACGAAATCTGGGCTACACAGTCTTCTGTAGCTGCAGAAGCCGTCGCCAAAGCAGATCTGAACGGTACGAACATCGCTGCCATCGGTATCACCAATCAGCGTGAAACTGCAGTGGTATGGGATCGTGAAACAGGTACGCCTATCTACCATGCCATCGTATGGCAGGACCGCCGCACAGCTAAATACTGTGATGAGCTGAAAGAGAAAGGCTATACCGATATGATCCGTGAAAAAACAGGCCTGGTAATAGACGCTTATTTCTCTGGTACAAAAGTGAAATGGATCCTGGACAATGTACCAGGCGCACGAGAAAAGGCGGAAAAAGGTGAACTGTGTTTCGGTACGATCGACAGCTGGCTGGTATGGAAATTTACCCGTGGCCACATGCACATCACAGATGTGACAAATGCTTCCCGCACGCTCCTCTTCAACATCCACACAATGCAGTGGGATCAGGAACTGCTGGACCTGCTCACAATTCCCGCCAGCATGCTGCCTGAAGTAAAACAAAGCAGCGAAATCTATGGCGAAACTGCCACTACCCTTTTTGCTTCAAAAATTCCGATTGCAGGTATTGCCGGTGACCAGCAGGCAGCCCTCTTTGGACAGATGTGTGTAGAAGAAGGGATGGCTAAAAATACTTATGGTACAGGATGTTTCATGTTAATGAACACTGGTAACAAACCTGTGTATTCCAAAAATAACCTGCTCACGACTGTTGCCTGGAAAATCAATGGTGAAGTGACTTATGCGATGGAAGGTAGTGTATTCGTAGGTGGTGCAGCTATTCAATGGTTACGCGATGGTCTGGGGATCATTCATAGTTCTGCTGACAGTGAAACACTTTCTGCCTCTGTGAAAGATAATGGTGGTGTTTATTTTGTACCTGCATTGACAGGTTTAGGTGCTCCTTATTGGGATCAGTATGCACGTGGTGCCATCTTTGGTATTACCCGTGGTACAACCGCCGGCCACATAGCCCGCGCAGCACTGGAAGGTATTGCTTTCCAGGTGTATGACCTGCTGAAAAGCATGGAGTCTGACTCCGGCAAGCAGTCTACCGAACTGAGAGTAGATGGAGGTGCAGTAGCGAACAATACGCTGATGCAGTTCCAGGCAGATATCTTTGGTAGTAATGTAGTACGTCCGAAAGTACTGGAAACAACTGCCCTGGGTGCTGCATACCTGGCAGGTCTGGCGGTAGGCTATTGGGATAATATTGATGAAGTGAAAAAGCAATGGTCTATTGACAGAACATTCAAGCCTGAGCTGGATGGAAAGGACACTGAACAACTGCTGGCTGACTGGAAGAAAGCGGTAGAACGCACCAGGGGCTGGGCTAAGGATTAA
- a CDS encoding glycerol-3-phosphate dehydrogenase/oxidase, translating into MNRMQLISDLSSTKSWDVIVIGGGATGLGIAMDAATRGYKTLLVEQADYSKGTSSKATKLVHGGVRYMAQGDLGLVKEACHERGLLLKNAPHLTKNETFVIPNYSLFNNLKYTIGLKFYDLLAGKLSLGASKYISKKKTIEALPTIRQEGLKGGVVYHDGQFDDSRLALNIAQTAIENGATVLNYVKVTGLLKDNNKKVNGIIAKDIETGETYEATGKVVINATGVYVDNILHMDRPDAPHMVRPSQGVHITLDHSFLPGDNALMIPETDDGRVLFAVPWHGKLIVGTTDTLRDHPELEPHALEQEIEFILNTAAKYLVKKPTRKDVLAVFAGLRPLAAPGKDGAKTKEISRSHKIIVSESGLITITGGKWTTFRRMAQDTIDKAIETGVLPAKECKTEHLPIHGYVQASDEKDPLRFYGADMTAINQLVAADPSLGELLVPNFPYNKAMVIWAIRNEYARRVEDILGRRLRLLFLDVHAAIAAAPVVAQLLARELNKDAAWIQAELKDFEILAKGYTLN; encoded by the coding sequence ATGAACAGAATGCAGTTAATATCGGACCTATCCTCAACTAAGTCATGGGATGTTATTGTTATTGGCGGCGGTGCAACGGGTCTGGGCATTGCGATGGATGCTGCTACCAGGGGATATAAAACCCTGCTGGTAGAGCAGGCCGATTATTCCAAGGGTACTTCGAGCAAGGCTACTAAACTCGTGCATGGTGGTGTGCGCTATATGGCGCAGGGAGACCTTGGACTGGTAAAAGAAGCCTGCCACGAGAGAGGCCTGTTACTGAAAAATGCGCCTCACCTTACCAAAAACGAAACTTTCGTAATTCCTAATTACTCCCTTTTCAATAACCTGAAGTATACCATTGGCCTGAAATTTTATGACCTGCTGGCCGGAAAATTAAGCCTGGGTGCTTCTAAATATATCAGCAAAAAGAAAACTATTGAGGCCCTGCCCACAATCCGGCAGGAGGGGCTAAAAGGTGGCGTAGTATACCATGATGGCCAGTTTGACGATAGCCGCCTGGCACTGAACATTGCCCAGACAGCCATCGAAAACGGTGCGACCGTTCTGAACTATGTAAAGGTTACCGGCTTACTGAAAGATAACAATAAGAAAGTGAACGGGATTATAGCGAAGGACATCGAAACCGGCGAAACTTACGAAGCAACTGGTAAAGTGGTGATCAATGCCACCGGTGTGTATGTAGATAACATTCTGCACATGGACCGCCCCGATGCTCCCCACATGGTTCGCCCAAGCCAGGGGGTACACATTACCCTGGATCACTCCTTCCTGCCAGGCGATAACGCACTCATGATTCCAGAAACGGACGATGGCCGTGTTTTGTTTGCTGTGCCCTGGCATGGTAAACTGATCGTAGGTACTACTGATACCCTGCGCGATCACCCCGAACTGGAACCGCATGCACTGGAGCAGGAAATCGAGTTTATTCTCAACACCGCCGCCAAATACCTGGTAAAAAAACCAACCCGTAAAGATGTGCTGGCAGTATTTGCTGGTTTACGTCCGCTGGCTGCACCAGGTAAGGATGGTGCCAAAACAAAAGAAATCTCACGTAGTCATAAAATCATTGTATCTGAATCAGGCCTGATCACTATTACCGGTGGTAAGTGGACAACTTTCCGCAGAATGGCACAGGATACAATAGATAAAGCTATCGAAACAGGTGTGCTGCCTGCAAAGGAATGTAAAACCGAACACCTGCCTATTCACGGTTATGTGCAGGCGAGCGATGAAAAAGATCCACTGCGTTTTTATGGCGCAGATATGACTGCTATCAATCAATTGGTTGCGGCAGATCCTTCACTTGGAGAACTGCTTGTACCTAACTTTCCTTATAACAAGGCAATGGTTATCTGGGCGATCAGGAATGAGTATGCCCGCCGTGTGGAAGATATACTGGGACGCCGTCTTCGCTTACTCTTCCTGGATGTACATGCAGCAATCGCTGCCGCACCAGTCGTTGCACAATTATTAGCCAGAGAATTAAATAAAGATGCCGCCTGGATACAGGCAGAGCTCAAAGATTTTGAAATACTTGCAAAAGGATATACGCTGAATTAA
- a CDS encoding DeoR/GlpR family DNA-binding transcription regulator, giving the protein MKFESMAQRHAYILERLQAEGNVRVADLFEALDVSAVTIRKDLKMLEDKNLLFRTHGNISRANPYTKDRNVNEKENILADQKIRIGKRAAEMIEPDDAIIIASGTTVLQVAKAIPEDMRVTVLTSAMNISMSLLDKPNIEIVQLGGIVRKTSTSVTGTYAEGILDHFTCSKLFLGVDGIDMEQGCTTSNMMEALLNKAMIRTAQKTIIVTDSTKFGKRGFGKICPLSDIDQIITDDGISPAMMRDIENMGVEVIIV; this is encoded by the coding sequence ATGAAATTCGAATCTATGGCACAGCGGCATGCCTATATCTTAGAACGCTTGCAGGCTGAAGGGAATGTAAGGGTAGCTGATCTTTTTGAGGCCCTGGACGTATCGGCGGTGACCATCCGTAAGGATCTTAAAATGCTGGAGGACAAGAATTTATTGTTTCGTACACACGGGAATATAAGCAGGGCTAATCCTTATACAAAAGACAGGAACGTAAACGAAAAGGAAAATATTCTCGCCGATCAGAAGATCCGCATTGGCAAGCGGGCAGCAGAAATGATAGAACCTGATGACGCCATTATTATTGCATCGGGCACAACTGTATTGCAGGTAGCGAAAGCCATCCCGGAAGACATGCGGGTGACCGTACTCACTTCTGCCATGAATATTTCCATGTCACTGCTGGACAAGCCTAATATTGAAATTGTGCAGCTGGGAGGAATTGTGCGTAAAACATCTACATCAGTCACCGGCACTTATGCTGAAGGGATCCTGGACCATTTTACCTGTAGTAAATTATTCCTGGGGGTAGATGGTATCGATATGGAACAGGGCTGTACTACCTCAAATATGATGGAAGCGCTACTCAATAAAGCGATGATCCGTACGGCCCAGAAGACCATCATTGTAACGGATTCTACTAAGTTTGGCAAGCGGGGCTTTGGAAAGATCTGTCCGCTGAGTGATATCGATCAGATTATTACAGATGATGGAATTAGCCCGGCTATGATGCGGGATATTGAAAATATGGGGGTGGAAGTCATTATTGTTTAG
- a CDS encoding FecR domain-containing protein, producing MDLEAIDIQTLIVADILGTITPDEKTQLDKLMIDRPELQALYNEIREDMESENIIAHADGSTSAAELIFKAKRRGRNRYIRSFAAAACSIGLVGGLSYYILTSKQQPASLASWEDGETILLKIGQQEINLEKNVATNVNGIAFHPETGSLTFSSLNSTTHDLGILTVPRGKNNYKVVLDDGSEVLLNNTSRISFPLKFDGSKREISIDGEAYVKVSPKAGQPFIVHLPHNRQVEVLGTEFNINTYDSGIAKISLVQGSVQVAEGESHALLTPGKAATIDAQRIAVNTFDAEEVLGWRDGIIVFPDNVTIEKIAEVVGRNMKVKIIVEKSAAGKKFIGVILDKSKPISHLLQQLTDTKEVTYSISKDGVIHIL from the coding sequence ATGGATCTGGAAGCTATTGACATACAGACATTGATCGTGGCAGACATACTGGGGACGATCACACCGGACGAAAAAACTCAACTGGACAAGTTGATGATCGACCGGCCGGAATTGCAAGCGCTGTATAATGAGATTCGTGAGGATATGGAAAGTGAAAATATTATCGCCCATGCAGATGGCAGTACTTCAGCAGCAGAGTTGATCTTTAAAGCCAAAAGACGCGGGCGGAACCGCTATATAAGGTCCTTTGCCGCCGCGGCCTGCTCTATTGGACTTGTTGGCGGACTGTCATATTATATATTGACATCGAAACAACAGCCAGCAAGCCTGGCATCCTGGGAGGATGGTGAAACTATTTTATTGAAAATTGGCCAGCAGGAAATTAATCTGGAGAAAAATGTAGCTACCAATGTAAATGGCATTGCATTTCATCCTGAAACCGGCTCGCTCACCTTTAGCTCTTTGAACAGTACCACTCACGATCTGGGCATATTGACCGTGCCAAGGGGTAAAAACAATTATAAAGTCGTACTGGATGACGGATCAGAAGTATTATTAAATAATACCTCCCGCATCTCCTTCCCGCTGAAATTTGACGGGTCCAAAAGAGAAATCAGTATAGACGGAGAAGCTTATGTAAAAGTCTCCCCAAAGGCAGGTCAGCCCTTTATCGTACACCTTCCTCATAACAGGCAGGTAGAAGTATTGGGAACAGAATTTAACATCAACACGTACGATAGCGGTATCGCTAAGATCTCTCTTGTACAGGGTAGCGTGCAGGTGGCAGAAGGCGAAAGCCATGCGCTGCTCACACCTGGCAAAGCCGCCACCATCGATGCACAACGGATAGCTGTCAATACATTTGACGCAGAAGAAGTGCTAGGCTGGAGAGATGGTATCATCGTATTCCCTGACAATGTCACTATCGAAAAGATTGCAGAAGTAGTAGGCAGAAATATGAAGGTGAAGATCATTGTGGAAAAATCTGCAGCGGGTAAGAAATTTATTGGTGTAATACTGGATAAAAGCAAACCTATTAGCCACTTATTACAACAATTAACAGACACCAAAGAAGTGACTTATAGTATTTCAAAAGATGGAGTGATACATATTTTGTAA
- a CDS encoding RNA polymerase sigma factor: protein MMIQEQDVKLFQLIKEGNELAYAEIYKKYRRDVFVAAFRILRNIHDAEDVTQEVFITLWNKRKGIDVNVAVRAYLTRMATNSCLNKLKHDTNLTKRNQKYSDLHAEAQSGEKPDSEQIDDITRLMQELPDKSRRTVEMVFIEGRPHKEVAKIVGISVNTVKTQLYSSLKIIRNKLQLK from the coding sequence ATGATGATTCAAGAGCAGGACGTTAAGCTATTTCAGCTTATTAAAGAGGGAAACGAACTGGCATACGCTGAGATATATAAAAAATATCGCAGAGATGTATTCGTTGCTGCCTTCCGCATTCTGCGTAATATTCATGATGCGGAAGATGTAACACAGGAAGTCTTTATTACCCTATGGAATAAAAGAAAAGGTATTGATGTAAATGTTGCTGTCCGGGCATACCTCACCCGCATGGCAACAAATAGCTGTTTGAACAAATTGAAGCATGACACCAACCTAACGAAACGCAACCAAAAATATTCTGACCTTCATGCTGAAGCTCAGTCCGGCGAAAAACCAGATAGTGAACAAATCGATGACATCACCCGGCTTATGCAGGAACTGCCTGACAAAAGCCGCAGAACAGTGGAAATGGTATTTATTGAAGGTCGTCCGCACAAGGAAGTGGCCAAAATTGTAGGTATTTCAGTCAATACTGTCAAGACGCAATTGTACTCCTCACTCAAGATTATCCGCAACAAACTACAGTTAAAATAA
- a CDS encoding SusC/RagA family TonB-linked outer membrane protein, translating into MKHILAAKGAGYLVLCLLFLLRAGIPTSAQTPGPSDVNKMLNKRMDLQASNKSLKVILKLITSSTGLRFVASANQLDVTAHYSISVKDYSVTQILTELLGRQGFTWTVTGNQVVFSRSGPLVPLAPNAIAKMISGKTNVITGIVMDEKEMVLPGATVRISGTSLGGTTDETGRFSFITGQEDLVLYTTYTGYKPSETAVNAVDSIRIKLVLANNILDETVVMAYGLTTRRTNTGSIGKVSSGEISRQPVANILGVLEGRIPGLAVTPSSGVNGTSFSVQIRGRNSFANGSDPLYIIDGVPYISSKTINLLGSIAVQNFDAGGISPFNNLNKEDIESIEILKDADATAIYGSRGANGVMLITTKRGKEGKTSLQLKLNKGMGKVPGLGNLLSKDQYMAMRKEAFANDGLTANNQEGNAGYAPDLLIWDQARNRDWQKFIIGGTANITNLNLALSGGSKVFQYRLSGSFLNSTSVFPKDMNMDMPYLRGTGDASVTYLSRNKKLSFDFSGKYGKDKNQMFDGTLLGTMAPPNAPGPKDANGKLVWAENGAEYSNPIADLYRKYTIKTGNLLGSMKLGYRIVDSLNFLLSAGVNRYRDSENSQFPIIARNPDSDSASFGGATFGTQEIKSCIVEPQLDYTNTFKFGKINALIGTTWQYSSNTNIVLDGRGYTDDNKLDDLSAATAISMTGKYASKYKYAALFGRIIYNYKDRYILNLSARRDGSSRFGPGKRWSNFGSVGGAWLFSNEGFVKDNLEFLNYGKLRGSYGISGNDQIGDYRYLDTWSSNNFPGTYQNNLPMIPEALFNPNFSWERSKKIETALELGLWDNKLITTLAYFSSTNDKQIIAFRLPSQTGFMNVIKNEGVIVKNTGWEFDMTAEVLKRYHFSWRMNANITFPKNTLVAFPDLDNYTIALYYSVGYPLNVLKLYHSTGVDKTDGLYKFEEVNKDGKLDYQDYRNVGNLDPRFYGGIGNTFQYKGLRLDVFMTLRKQTIPNYFYAAFFNLMSPGTLANQSRWVLDRWQHPGDETQVQRYVSNNVINGQSQSYQIWYSNAVYENNFFLKVKNISLSYSLDPKLIKKMKLSGLRCYLQGQNLFTLTNYKGLDPETPYYFSLPTLRIVTVGLELVL; encoded by the coding sequence ATGAAACATATTCTTGCGGCAAAAGGTGCTGGTTACCTGGTACTTTGCCTGCTATTCTTACTGAGAGCGGGCATACCCACGAGCGCACAAACTCCAGGACCGTCCGATGTGAATAAGATGCTGAATAAGCGGATGGATCTCCAGGCATCTAATAAATCATTAAAAGTCATACTTAAGCTGATCACTTCTTCGACCGGCTTGCGCTTCGTTGCTTCCGCCAATCAGCTGGATGTAACAGCTCATTATTCTATCTCCGTCAAAGATTATTCAGTTACACAAATATTGACTGAATTGCTGGGCCGGCAGGGGTTTACCTGGACGGTGACGGGCAATCAGGTCGTGTTCAGCAGGTCTGGTCCGCTGGTCCCTTTAGCTCCGAATGCAATTGCAAAGATGATCTCAGGAAAAACGAATGTCATAACAGGTATAGTGATGGATGAAAAAGAAATGGTCTTGCCCGGAGCTACAGTTCGCATCAGCGGCACTAGCCTTGGAGGAACGACAGATGAGACAGGGCGATTTTCTTTTATAACCGGGCAGGAAGATTTGGTGCTTTACACAACTTATACGGGGTATAAACCATCGGAGACAGCAGTGAATGCTGTCGATTCGATTCGCATAAAACTGGTCTTGGCTAATAATATCCTGGATGAAACGGTCGTGATGGCTTATGGTTTGACTACCCGCAGAACGAATACAGGTAGCATTGGAAAAGTATCTTCAGGTGAGATTTCCCGGCAACCGGTTGCAAATATTTTAGGTGTCCTGGAAGGCCGTATTCCCGGACTAGCAGTGACACCTTCAAGTGGTGTGAATGGAACGAGTTTTTCCGTGCAGATCAGGGGAAGAAATTCATTTGCGAATGGTTCTGATCCGCTGTATATCATAGATGGTGTGCCATATATTTCGAGTAAGACGATCAACCTATTAGGATCGATTGCAGTACAAAACTTTGATGCAGGAGGGATCAGTCCTTTCAATAATCTGAATAAGGAAGATATAGAAAGTATAGAGATCCTGAAGGATGCAGATGCTACAGCGATCTATGGCAGCAGGGGGGCTAATGGGGTGATGCTGATAACCACAAAGAGAGGGAAAGAAGGGAAGACCTCGTTGCAGCTGAAATTGAATAAAGGGATGGGTAAGGTACCTGGGCTGGGCAATCTATTGTCAAAGGACCAGTATATGGCCATGCGGAAAGAAGCGTTTGCAAATGATGGGCTCACAGCGAATAACCAGGAAGGGAATGCAGGGTATGCACCTGATTTGTTGATCTGGGATCAGGCGAGGAACCGGGATTGGCAAAAATTTATTATTGGTGGAACAGCCAATATTACGAATCTGAATCTGGCGCTGAGTGGTGGAAGCAAAGTGTTTCAATATAGATTGAGTGGAAGTTTTCTGAATAGTACATCTGTATTTCCGAAAGATATGAATATGGATATGCCTTATCTGCGGGGAACAGGCGATGCTTCGGTCACTTATCTATCCAGGAATAAGAAATTGAGTTTCGATTTTAGCGGGAAGTATGGGAAAGACAAGAACCAGATGTTTGATGGTACTTTGTTAGGTACGATGGCGCCACCGAATGCACCGGGTCCGAAGGATGCAAATGGAAAATTGGTGTGGGCGGAAAATGGAGCGGAGTACAGTAATCCTATCGCAGATCTGTATAGGAAGTATACGATTAAGACAGGGAATTTGCTGGGAAGTATGAAGCTGGGATACCGGATTGTGGATAGTTTAAATTTCTTATTGTCTGCAGGTGTAAACAGGTATAGGGATAGTGAGAATTCGCAGTTCCCGATTATAGCCAGGAATCCGGATAGTGATTCCGCATCGTTTGGCGGGGCAACTTTTGGTACGCAGGAGATTAAGAGTTGTATTGTGGAGCCTCAGTTGGATTATACGAATACGTTTAAGTTTGGAAAGATCAATGCCCTGATAGGAACAACCTGGCAGTATAGTTCGAATACGAATATCGTGTTAGATGGGAGGGGGTATACGGATGATAATAAGCTGGATGATCTTTCGGCAGCAACGGCAATTTCTATGACTGGAAAGTACGCATCGAAGTATAAATATGCGGCGTTGTTTGGGAGGATAATTTATAATTATAAAGACAGGTATATATTGAATCTTTCGGCGAGAAGGGATGGCTCGAGTAGGTTTGGTCCGGGAAAGCGGTGGTCGAATTTTGGTTCTGTGGGTGGTGCCTGGTTGTTTAGTAATGAAGGGTTTGTGAAGGATAATTTGGAGTTTTTGAATTATGGGAAATTGAGAGGGAGTTATGGGATTTCGGGAAATGATCAGATTGGGGATTATAGGTATTTGGATACCTGGTCGTCAAATAATTTTCCGGGAACCTACCAGAATAATTTACCGATGATTCCAGAGGCTTTATTTAATCCTAATTTTTCCTGGGAGAGAAGTAAGAAAATAGAAACTGCACTTGAACTTGGGTTGTGGGATAATAAGCTTATAACGACGCTGGCCTATTTTAGTAGTACAAATGATAAACAGATTATCGCATTCAGATTGCCTTCTCAGACGGGTTTTATGAATGTGATTAAAAATGAAGGTGTCATTGTAAAGAATACCGGATGGGAATTTGATATGACGGCGGAAGTATTGAAACGGTATCATTTTAGTTGGAGAATGAATGCTAATATAACTTTTCCAAAAAATACGTTAGTTGCATTCCCCGATTTGGATAATTATACTATTGCACTTTATTATTCTGTTGGATATCCGTTGAATGTATTGAAGCTTTATCATAGTACAGGTGTGGATAAAACTGATGGGCTATACAAATTCGAGGAAGTAAATAAAGATGGAAAATTAGATTATCAGGATTATAGAAATGTAGGAAATCTCGATCCCAGGTTTTATGGAGGTATTGGAAATACTTTTCAATATAAGGGGCTTAGGCTGGATGTATTTATGACCTTAAGAAAACAGACTATTCCTAATTATTTTTATGCAGCTTTCTTCAATTTAATGTCTCCGGGAACCTTAGCAAATCAATCTAGATGGGTGTTAGATAGATGGCAACACCCGGGAGATGAAACGCAAGTACAACGTTATGTAAGCAACAATGTCATAAACGGGCAGTCGCAGAGCTACCAAATATGGTATTCGAATGCGGTGTATGAAAATAATTTCTTTTTGAAAGTTAAAAATATTTCATTGTCATATTCCTTAGATCCGAAATTGATAAAGAAGATGAAGTTGTCTGGTTTAAGGTGTTATTTACAAGGCCAAAATTTATTTACATTGACCAATTATAAGGGGCTGGATCCGGAAACTCCATATTATTTTTCACTCCCTACATTAAGGATTGTAACAGTAGGATTGGAGCTCGTTTTATAA